The proteins below are encoded in one region of Limnochorda pilosa:
- a CDS encoding endonuclease/exonuclease/phosphatase family protein, with amino-acid sequence MEPPTVRIMTFNIRHALGLDGKVSLERVARIIEPAEIVFLSEVDRYWLRSGLMDQPAALQRLTGMPHAFFAAAVDLPGPSRQYGNLLLSRFPILRATAVPLPQAEGAEARVMIEAQIDVEGEVWFVFGVHLGLDREERRLQLETVRARAASVGDRRLLLGDFNAPPDAPEMEALASEGPMWVDALAGAPGTFPAWKPAVRIDHVLLSPGFAARLVRSGVEESDASDHRPAWVDLRLSRPPGPPAHPPAGVRP; translated from the coding sequence ATGGAGCCCCCCACGGTGCGCATCATGACCTTCAACATCCGGCACGCGCTGGGGTTGGACGGTAAGGTGTCGTTGGAGCGGGTGGCCCGCATCATCGAGCCGGCCGAGATCGTCTTCCTGAGCGAGGTCGACCGCTACTGGCTCCGCTCAGGCCTGATGGACCAGCCGGCCGCGCTCCAGCGCCTGACCGGGATGCCCCACGCCTTCTTCGCAGCGGCCGTCGACCTCCCCGGGCCTTCCCGCCAGTACGGCAACCTGCTCCTCAGCCGATTCCCCATCCTGCGGGCGACGGCGGTTCCGCTCCCCCAGGCCGAGGGGGCGGAGGCACGGGTGATGATCGAGGCCCAGATCGACGTGGAGGGCGAGGTCTGGTTCGTCTTCGGGGTCCACCTGGGGCTGGACCGGGAGGAGCGGCGCCTCCAGCTGGAAACAGTCCGGGCGCGGGCCGCCTCTGTGGGAGACCGTCGGCTGCTGCTGGGTGACTTCAACGCCCCGCCCGATGCACCCGAGATGGAGGCTCTCGCCTCTGAGGGTCCCATGTGGGTCGACGCGCTGGCCGGCGCCCCGGGAACCTTCCCTGCCTGGAAACCGGCGGTGCGCATCGACCACGTGCTCCTCTCCCCCGGCTTCGCAGCGCGCCTGGTACGGTCGGGGGTGGAGGAGAGCGACGCGTCGGACCATCGGCCTGCCTGGGTGGACCTGCGCCTCAGCCGCCCGCCGGGGCCGCCGGCGCACCCACCTGCCGGTGTGCGGCCGTGA
- the folD gene encoding bifunctional methylenetetrahydrofolate dehydrogenase/methenyltetrahydrofolate cyclohydrolase FolD, whose protein sequence is MAAQILDGKALAREIREGVREDVARFQAETEVQPGLAVVLVGDDPASRIYVSNKERACQAAGIYSEEHKLPASTTQSDLLDLIGRLNRDPRIHGILVQLPLPDAIDEGAVLDAIDPAKDVDGFHPVNVARLVLNQEGLRPCTPAGILELIERAGTPLRGAEAVVVGRSNIVGKPVAMMLLHRHATVTLCHSRTRDLAEVCRRADVLVAAVGRSEMIRGDWIKPGATVIDVGINRQADGSLRGDVAFDEAVQVAGAITPVPGGVGPMTIAMLLVNTLTAAHRQVGAPAAPAGG, encoded by the coding sequence GTGGCAGCGCAGATCCTGGACGGCAAGGCGCTTGCTCGCGAGATCCGGGAGGGCGTGCGGGAGGACGTGGCCCGCTTCCAGGCTGAGACGGAGGTCCAGCCGGGCCTGGCCGTGGTGCTGGTGGGCGACGACCCCGCGTCCCGCATCTACGTCAGCAACAAGGAAAGGGCCTGCCAGGCGGCGGGCATCTACTCGGAAGAGCACAAGCTTCCGGCCTCTACCACCCAGTCGGACCTTCTGGACCTCATCGGCCGGCTCAACCGCGACCCGCGCATCCATGGCATCCTGGTGCAGCTGCCCCTCCCCGACGCCATCGACGAGGGGGCCGTCCTGGACGCGATCGACCCGGCCAAGGACGTGGACGGCTTCCATCCTGTCAACGTGGCCCGGCTGGTCCTCAACCAGGAGGGCCTGCGGCCCTGCACGCCTGCGGGCATCCTGGAGCTGATCGAACGGGCCGGCACGCCGCTGAGGGGCGCCGAGGCGGTGGTGGTGGGCCGCAGCAACATCGTGGGCAAGCCCGTGGCCATGATGCTCCTCCATCGCCACGCCACCGTCACCCTCTGCCACTCCCGCACCCGGGACCTGGCCGAAGTCTGCCGCAGGGCGGACGTGCTCGTGGCCGCCGTGGGTCGCTCGGAGATGATCCGGGGTGACTGGATCAAGCCCGGTGCCACCGTCATCGACGTGGGCATCAACCGGCAAGCCGACGGCTCCCTGCGGGGGGACGTGGCCTTCGACGAGGCGGTTCAGGTGGCGGGCGCCATCACGCCCGTGCCCGGAGGTGTGGGGCCCATGACCATCGCCATGCTCTTGGTCAACACCCTCACGGCCGCACACCGGCAGGTGGGTGCGCCGGCGGCCCCGGCGGGCGGCTGA